In Pseudomonas sp. FP1742, the DNA window CCGAGCAAAACCACAACTTCAACGATCACTATCTGGAGGTCGACTACGACCTGTCCGATGTGATGTTCCTGTGCACCTCCAACTCGATGAATATCCCGCCGGCATTGCTGGACCGGATGGAAGTGATTCGTCTGCCGGGTTACACCGAAGACGAGAAGATCAACATCGCCGTCAAATACCTTTCGCCCAAACAGATTCAGGCCAACGGTTTGAAGAAAGGCGAGCTGGAATTTGACGCCGAAGCGATCCGCGACATCATCCGCTACTACACCCGCGAAGCCGGTGTACGTGGGCTGGAGCGCCAGATCGCCAAGGTTTGCCGCAAGGCGGTCAAAGAGCATGCGCTGGAAAAACGCTTCTCGGTGAAGGTCACCGCCGAGATGCTGGAACACTTCCTGGGCGTGCGTAAATTCCGCTACGGCCTGGCCGAGCAGCAGGATCAGATCGGTCAGGTAACCGGGCTGGCATGGACCCAGGTGGGCGGCGAATTGTTGACCATCGAAGCCGCAGTCGTGCCGGGTAAAGGCCAACTGATCAAGACCGGTTCCCTGGGTGACGTGATGGTCGAATCGATCACCGCGGCCCTGACCGTTGTCCGCAGCCGTGCGAAGAGCCTGGGGATTCCCCTGGACTTCCACGAGAAGCGCGACACGCACATCCACATGCCAGAAGGGGCAACCCCGAAGGACGGCCCTAGCGCCGGTGTAGGCATGTGCACGGCCCTGGTGTCGGCATTGACTGGCATTCCCGTACGCGCGGATGTCGCCATGACCGGCGAAATCACCTTGCGTGGCCAGGTGCTGGCGATTGGCGGCTTGAAGGAAAAACTGTTGGCGGCTCACCGTGGCGGAATCAAGACGGTGATCATTCCTGAAGAGAACGTACGCGATCTGAAGGAAATTCCAGACAATATCAAGCAAGATCTGCAGATTAAACCAGTTAAATGGATTGACGAGGTCCTGCAAATTGCGCTGCAATACGCGCCGGAGCCCTTACCGGATGTGGCTCCGGAGATCGTTGCAAAGGATGAAAAACGCGAGTCTGACTCTAAGGAAAGAATTAGCACGCATTAGTACGCATTTGCCTGGGGGGCTTCCTTGACAGTTTTTTAGAGCCCTTGTTATAAAGCGGCTCTATAAGTGTCTGTAGGCCATTCAGCACTCGTTTTTTTGCTTTCACCAAAAAACTTAGAATCAAACTCAAATAGATATAAGGGGACTTAGAGTGAACAAGTCGGAACTGATTGATGCTATCGCTGCATCCGCTGATATCCCGAAAGCTGCTGCTGGCCGTGCGCTGGACGCTGTAATCGAATCCGTCACTGGCGCTCTCAAGGCTGGCGACTCTGTTGTTCTGGTTGGTTTCGGCACCTTCTCCGTGACCGATCGTCCAGCTCGCATCGGTCGTAACCCACAGACCGGTAAGACGCTGGAAATCGCCGCCGCTAAAAAACCAGGTTTCAAAGCCGGTAAAG includes these proteins:
- a CDS encoding HU family DNA-binding protein gives rise to the protein MNKSELIDAIAASADIPKAAAGRALDAVIESVTGALKAGDSVVLVGFGTFSVTDRPARIGRNPQTGKTLEIAAAKKPGFKAGKALKEAVN